The following proteins are encoded in a genomic region of Ammospiza caudacuta isolate bAmmCau1 chromosome 3, bAmmCau1.pri, whole genome shotgun sequence:
- the ANKRD6 gene encoding ankyrin repeat domain-containing protein 6, with translation MSQQDVVAVLSERLLVAAYKGQVENVVQLINRGAKVAVTKHGRTPLHLAAYKGHLHVVQVLLKAGCDLDIQDDGDQTALHRAAVVGNTDIIATLIQEGCALDRQDKDGNTALHEACWHGFSQSAKVLVKAGANVLAKNKAGNTPLHLACQNSHSQSTRVLLLGGSRADLKNNAGDTCLHVAARYNHLPIIRVLLSAFCSVHEKNQAGDTALHVAAALNHKKVVKLLLEAGADASVVNNAGQTPLEVARQHNNPEVALLLTKASQVSRFNRGRSLRKKRERLKEERRAQSVPRDEVVQSKGSVSAADDTPSSDQPPERKNNLKDKPRSASPDPKGKKSKKKKPKEKVSALSDPISPADQQAVPQPQKNAPKRRSKHHCPSPPPPHEVRAYQLYTLYRGKDGKVMQAPINGCRCEPLINKLENQLDATVEEIKTELGTVQDKMNIKLGQMESKTQHQLRVLDKLMAERLSAERTECLHRLQQHTELEKSEGEKRQISLVDELKTWCLLKIQNLELKLSGDSRSSRPKSTLSTCESLTETLDTDNNPNSAKDCKANQPVLQSEGSHQHSYITLPNSLLEDGGRSRVQMPEQSFGQHFCIKQDGALGTTTSGTEQQVAGGPVSSSAPAQDVRPKDKAVSASTFHRFQQELPSSELSGSKLRHVKVQAALQPVTEPAKAEPQSGYFLDKGTQTKKPSKSGQSRHKAVHHGGAQQGQEQQPSGPPAPPLRDTSQALEITQYFFEAVSTQMEKWYERKIEEARCQANQRAQQDKAALKEHIKCLEEELSKLRTKVQKES, from the exons GGTGACCAGACAGCACTGCACCGGGCTGCTGTTGTAGGGAACACTGACATAATAGCAACTCTCATTCAAGAGGGCTGTGCTTTGGACAGACAAGACAAG GATGGGAACACTGCTCTTCATGAGGCTTGTTGGCATGGATTCAGTCAGTCTGCCAAAGTGCTTGTTAAAGCAGGAGCCAACGTTCTTGCCAAGAACAAG GCAGGTAACACACCTCTTCACCTGGCTTGCCAGAATAGCCATTCCCAGAGTACTCGTGTTTTGTTACTTGGAGGATCTCGAGCAGACCTCAAAAATAAT GCAGGAGATACCTGTCTGCATGTGGCTGCTCGTTATAATCACTTGCCCATCATTAGGGTGCTGCTCAGTGCTTTCTGTTCTGTCCATGAAAAGAACCAG GCAGGGGATACTGCACTCCATGTAGCTGCTGCCCTAAATCACAAGAAGGTGGTGAAGCTCTTGCTGGAGGCAGGGGCTGATGCATCTGTTGTCAACAAT gCAGGCCAGACCCCTCTAGAGGTTGCCAGACAGCACAATAACCCCGAGGTTGCGCTCCTGCTCACTAAAGCATCACAG GTCTCGCGTTTTAACCGTGGGAGAAGcctgaggaagaagagagagagactgaaggaggaaaggagggcTCAGTCGGTGCCACGGGATGAAGTGGTGCAGAGCAAG GGCAGTGTCTCAGCTGCTGATGACACACCAAGCAGCGACCAGCCCCCAGAGAGGAAGAACAATCTGAAGGATAAACCCCGGTCAGCCTCACCAGatcccaaagggaaaaagagcaaaaagaaaaagccaaaggaaaag GTTTCAGCACTCTCAGACCCCATCTCCCCAGCTGACCAGCAGGCAGTCCCTCAGCCCCAGAAGAACGCGCCCAAGCGCAGAAGCAAACACCACTGCCCCTCTCCACCCCCTCCCCACGAGGTGCGAGCCTACCAGCTCTACACGCTGTACCGAGGCAAGGACGGCAAGGTGATGCAG GCACCTATAAATGGATGTCGTTGTGAGCCCCTGATAAATAAACTGGAGAATCAGCTGGATGCAACAGTGGAAGAGATAAAAACTGAGCTTGGGACAGTACAAGATAAAATGAATATTAAGCTGGGCCAGATGGAAAGCAAAACTCAACACCAA CTCCGAGTTCTGGACAAGCTGATGGCCGAGCGGCTGTCGGCAGAGAGGACAGAGTGCCTGCACCGCCTGCAGCAGCACACGGAGCTGGAGAAGAGTGAGGGGGAGAAGCGGCAG ATTTCCTTGGTTGATGAGCTGAAGACCTGGTGCTTGTTGAAGATTCAGAATCTGGAGCTCAAGCTTTCTGGAGATTCCAGGTCATCAAGACCAAAATCAACTTTGTCCACTTGTGAGTCTCTCACTGAGACCCTGGATACTGACAACAACCCCAACAGTGCCAAGGACTGTAAAGCCaaccagcctgtgctgcagtcAGAGGGCTCCCACCAGCATTCCTACATCACACTTCCAAACAGCCTCTTGGAAGatgggggaaggagcagagtcCAGATGCCAGAACAAAGCTTTGGGCAACACTTTTGCATTAAACAAGATGGAGCATTGGGTACAACCACGTCAG GTACAGAGCAACAGGTGGCTGGTGGACCAGTTTCTTCTTCTGCCCCTGCTCAAGATGTCAGGCCAAAGGACAAAGCTGTGAGTGCCAGCACGTTCCACAGgttccagcaggagctgccctcctCCGAGCTTTCGGGCTCCAAATTAAGACACGTTAAAGTTCAAGCTGCTTTGCAGCCAGTGACTGAACCTGCAAAGGCTGAACCACAGAGCGGCTACTTCCTTGACAAAGGAACTCAGACGAAGAAGCCCAGCAAAAGTGGGCAGTCGAGGCACAAAGCTGTGCACCACGGcggggcacagcagggccaggagcagcagccctcgGGCCCGCCTGCCCCTCCGCTCAGAGACACCTCCCAGGCCCTGGAGATAACCCAGTACTTCTTCGAGGCCGTCTCCACGCAGATGGAGAAGTGGTACGAGCGGAAGATAGAAGAGGCCCGGTGCCAAGCCAACCAGAGAGCGCAGCAGGACAAAGCTGCGCTCAAGGAGCACATCAAATGCTTAGAAGAGGAGCTGAGCAAATTAAGGACTAAGGTGCAGAAAGAGAGCTAG
- the LYRM2 gene encoding LYR motif-containing protein 2, whose translation MAAGRLPPAALTLKQFLRRQQVLQLYRKILRAIREVPAEQDRRYLRDWAREEFKRNKDATEEDAIRMMITQGNMQLQELQRTLKLAKS comes from the exons ATGGCCGCCGGGCGGCTCCCGCCGGCCGCGCTCACCCTTAAGCAG TTCCTGAGGCGGCAGCAGGTCCTTCAGTTGTACCGCAAGATCCTGCGGGCTATCCGGGAGGTCCCTGCTGAGCAGGATCGCCGCTACTTAAGGGACTGGGCCAGGGAGGAATTCAAGAGAAATAAGGATGCTACAGAAGAG GATGCCATCAGGATGATGATTACTCAAGGCAACATGCAACTTCAGGAACTTCAGAGAACACTTAAGCTGGCTAAATCCTGA